In the Flavobacterium sp. 90 genome, TTTATAAAACATTATTGCAAAACCACGCAGACGCCTAATCCCCTTTATAAATCAAATCATAACTAAAAACTTAACACTATGGAATTTTTATACTTCTTACTTATAGGAGCCATTTCAGGATGGCTGGCAGGTCAAATCTGGAAAGGTGCCGGCTTTGGATTACTTGGTAATATCGTCGTTGGTATTGTCGGCGGAATCATTGGCGGCTGGATTGCCGGAAGACTTGGTATTGGCGGCGGTGGACTTCTTTGGCAAATTATTATAGCCGTTGGAGGTGCCTGGGTGCTGTTATTTCTAATAAGTCTCATAAAAAAAGCATAAATACTTTTATAAGTAACTTTATTTTGAAAGAGAAAATCTGATATATTTATATTTGATTTTCTCTTTCTCCTTTTTATTCTAAATTCAAATATTATGAATGAAGTAATTGCATATTTCAGTACGATTCCCTCTTCTCATCGAAGTTTAATTTTGGTTGGAGGAATCACTTTTTTCTGGATTGTAGAGAATACCTTTCCCTTATTCCAGATGCATTACAAAAAATGGCATCATGCAGGAATCAACTTTTTCCTGACATTGACTACCATTATCATTAACTTTTTACTGGCTGTTATACTAATTAAAACCGCATCGTGGACAACCGAAAATCATTTTGGAATCTTACAATGGCTTCCGGAGATTCCACTTTTGCTTTATACACTAATTGGATTGCTTTTATTGGATTTAATTGGAGCTTATTTACCACATTATATTCAGCATAAAATAAAGTTTCTATGGCGTTTTCATATTGTCCATCATACAGATACCTGGATTGACACGACAACGGCAAATAGGCATCATCCGGGCGAAAGCGTAATTCGGTTTGTATTTACAACTCTTGGAGTTTTGATTGTAGGAACTCCTATGTGGATGGTCTTTTTGTACCAAACTTTATCGGTTGTAGCAACGCAGTTTAATCACGCTAATATTTCGCTGCCTAATAAACTAGATGTTTTTCTGAGTTATTTTATTGTTTCTCCAAATATGCATAAAGTACATCATCATTATGTTGTTCCTTACACAGACAGTAATTACGGAAACATTTTTTCGGTTTGGGATCGTCTTTTTGGAACGTTTACAACATTATCCAAAGACAAATTAATCTATGGCGTTGACACACATATGCTACCTGAAGAAAACAATAAATTGAAAAATTTATTGAAAATCCCGTTTCAAAAATCGAGATCTATAAAAAACAGTTAAAAACAATAAAAAAAACATACTGGAACTTACCAACTAATTATTTTTTTTATTAATATTGATACTTAAATTGAAAATCAATCTATTAATCATTAACCTCTATTTTGAATTAATTTTCACGTGATGAAAAAGAGTAACCGCAAAGAATTGAATTGGGAACAAACGGAAAGACTTGTTTCGTTAGCTTTAGAAGAAAAAAATCCATTTGAAATCATAAAGAAAGAATTTGGATTAGCAGAAAAAGAAGTTCTGGAAATCATGAAAAAGAAAATGCCTCTTGAAAAATTTGAGATGTGGAAAAAGAAGGCCATTGCTAATAAACCAAAACCAAAACCAGTTAAAATAGATGATTTTGATGAAGATTTGGATGGTAAATACTATATAAAAAACAAACTAGACTAAGACAAAACTCCTGTGCTTCAGGAGTTTTTTTTATATTTTAATTTTATTGTAACATTTTTGCCGAATGGTAGTCAAATACACATAACTAAACTTATTCTAATGAAAAAAATACTTTATACCTTAGCTCTTGCAGTAACGCTTTGGAGCTGTAAAACAGGAAGTACTTCTGACGCTGCAAAAAGCAATGTTGTAGAGGTAAATATTAATCTTGTCGATGTAAAAGATGACAAAGTTCTGGTAACTGTTACTCCTCCACAGATCAAAACTGACGAAATTATTTATAGCATTCCTAAAACAGTTCCCGGAACTTATTCTACGGATAATTACGGAAAATACTCTGATACTTTTAAGGCTTTTGATGCTAAAGGAAATGAATTAACTGTAAAAAGAATTGACGATAACTCGTGGTCAATTTCTAATGCTAAAACATTAAAAAAAGTTACTTATTTAGTAGGAGATACTTTTGATACTGAAAAAGGAACCGGATTTGGTAACGACGATGTATTCTCGCCAGCAGGAACAAACATCAATGCAGGAATCAATTTCTTAGTTAACACACACGGTTTTGTGGGTTATTTTCAAGATAAACTTGAAGTTCCTTACAAAGTTACGATCACACATCCTGAAACACTTTGGGGAGCAACTTCAATGACTGATGAAGATGCAAGTAAAACAAGCGACGTTTTTACAACATCACGTTATGCAGTTTTGGTCGAGAATCCAATTATGTATTCTAAACCGGATTATACTACATTTAACGTAAACGGAATGGATATTTTGATCGCTGTTTATTCTCCAACAGGAAAATTTACTGCAGAAAGCATCACTCCGGAAATGAAGACAATGATGACAGCGCAGAAAAACTTTTTAGGAAAAGTAAATGCCAATAAAAAATATACTGTTTTAGTGTATTTATCATCTATGGCAAAAGACGACGCTCACGGTTTTGGAGCTTTAGAGCATCCAACTGCAACTACGGTTGTTTTACCTGAATCTATGCCAAAAGAAAAATTGGTAGAAACTATGAAAGATGTTGTTTCGCATGAGTTTTTCCATATTGTGACTCCATTGACTATCCACTCAAAAGAAATTCAGTTTTTTGATTATAATGCGCCTAAAATGTCAGAACATTTATGGATGTATGAAGGTGTAACAGAATATTTTGCTAATCTTTTTCAAATCAACCAAGGTTTGATTAATGAATCTGAATTCTATACTCGTATTGCTGACAAAATCGAACAATCAAAATCATTAAATGACACAATGCCATTTACTGTAATGAGTAAAAATGTACTAGAGCAGCCATACAAAGACCAATACTTAAATGTGTACCAAAAAGGGGCGTTAATTGGAATGTGTATTGATATTATCATCAGAGAAAAAAGCAACGGAGAAAGAGGTATTCTTGATTTAATGCATAAATTATCTGCTGAATATGGTGTTGAAAAACCATTTAATGATGAAGATCTTTTTGCGAAAATCACTCAATTGACATATCCTGAAGTTGGAGAATTTTTGAATAAATATGTAGCCGGAACAACTCCAATTCCTTATGATTTTTATTTAGCTAAAGTTGGTGTTACAAAAGCTTCTGAGAAAATTCCCGGAGCAATTTTCATTAAAGGACAAACACCATACATTAGTGTAGATAAAGCCAATAAAACAATAAGTGTTCGTTCTGATATTGATTTAAATGTGTTTTTCACTAACTTAAATCTAAAAGCTGGAGACGTAATCGTTTCTGTAAATAATAAAGCATACAATCTTGATAATATTTATGATTTGATTACAGAAAGTGAAAACTGGAAAGAAAACGATGCAATCACTCTTCAAATCAAACGTGCAGGAAAAGAGCAAACTATTAAAGGAACTGTAAAAGTACCTTTTGAAGAAAAAGAAACTTTTAAAGCAACTGACGCTTCTAAAGACAAACTTAAAAATGCTTGGTTAAAAGGATAATTTCTTTTCAAGACATAAAAAAACCGACAAGTGATTGTCGGTTTTTTTTATGGTTTGTCTTTACTTATGTCTTTACCTTTGTCAAAGTTTAAAACTTTGACAAAGGTTTCCGACCTCGCTCGAACTGTCAGCGTATTATTTCTTAACCGGAAATTTCCAGTCAAATTCGTCTTTATCATTGATGATTGCTCCTACTTCGAATTTTACAACTTCGTCAAATTCTGTTTGTAGAATAAACCAATTGTCTTCATTGAAATAATTTTCGAAAGTATCAAAAGTCTCCTGAGTATATTTTGTAATTCCTTTTGTTGCTAAATCTTTCTTTACATCAGCAATTTTTCTTCCGATTAACTTAAAGCCAAAAACTTCTAAATCATTACTTGAAGCTACTACATAACCCAATTTCAAGTCTTCTTCCTGATAAAATGTCAATCTGATTTTTTGTGCGTTGTATACAAAAATCACATTATCATCTTCGTCTTTATAATTTTTATCAGGTTTTCCTAAAGCAGCTGTTACATCGTTTTGCTTCATTCCGAAAAGCAATTTATCAATTCCTGATTTTAGATTTATTTTCATATTTACTTTTATTTAAAGTGCAAATTTCGTGAAGTTTTTATAAAATCTATTCATGTTTGAGTATTATTAATTTTTTCGCCACGAATTTCATCAATTTTCATGAATTATATTTGTCCTTTTTTGCCACAGATTAAAAGGATTAGAAATGATTAAAAAAAATCCGCTAAAATCTGTAAAATCTGCGTGAAACTTTTTCTAAATAACCCTTCGACTTCTCTCAGGGTGACACAAAATAAAGAAACCTAACAGGTTTTAAAAACCTGTTAGGTTTGCATCTCGATTAGAGACTGAAAGCCTAAAAAACTTAGCAACTTAGTACCTTAGAATCTCAGTACCTTACTTATTAATAATTCTTCTTATTCGGTTTATTACTCATATAAAAAGTAATTTTCCCGCCGTCTATTACATCCGAATGTTTCAAAAATGGTTTATCTAATTGTTTTCCGTTTAAAAGTACTTTACTCACAAAGACATTTTTATCCGATTGATTTACTGTTTCTACTTGGAAATTTTTTCCGTTTTCTAAATTAAAAACAGCTTTTTTAACCAGCGGACTTCCCAAAGCATATTCATCTGAACCTGGCGCAACTGGATAAAATCCTAAACTGCTAAAAATATACCAAGCGCTCATTTGTCCAAAATCATCATTTCCACCTAAACCATCGGCACCATTTCTGTACATTTTTTTCAGAATCATTCTGATTTTATCTTGCGCTTTCCAAGGCGAATTTGTCCAATCGTACAAATAAACAACATGATGCGAAGGTTCGTTTCCGTGCACATAATTCCCTATAATTCCTTCTCTGGTAATATCTTCTGTATTTTCAAAATATTTGTCCGGTAAATGCATGCTGAATAAAGAATCCAAACGAACATTAAATTTGTCATTTCCGCCCATCATTTTAATCATTTCGGCAGGATCTTGCGGAACGTACAAACTATAATTCCATGAATTTCCTTCGATAAAACCTTGTCCGTGCGTATCTAAAGGATCAAATTCCTTTTTAAAAGTTCCGTCATTCAATTTAGGACGCATAAATCCTGTTTTGGCATCGTAAACGTTTTTATAGTTTTTAGATCTTTCGATAAATTCGTTATAAACTTCTGTTTTGCCTAACTTTTTGGCAGCCTGTGCAATTGCCCAATCGTCATAAGCATATTCTAATGTTTTAGAAACCGAAGAACCGTTTTTATCCTCAGGAACGTAACCCATTTTCATATAATAGTCTAAACCGTCATAATAAGGAACTTTTGCAGTATTTATACAAGCCTGAAGCGCTTTTTCTTTATCAAAATTCCCGTTTCCTTTTACAATTGCATCAGCAACCACAGATACGGAATGATAGCCAATCATACACCAGTTTTCATTGGCATAATGCGACCAAATTGGCAACATTTTATGCACACTCTGATCTGAATGCGCCAACATTGAACTAATCATATCTGAGTTTCTTGCTGGTTGAACAATATTAAATAAAGGATGTAAAGCTCTGTAAGTATCCCACAAAGAATAACTGGTATAATTTTTAAAGTTTTCGGCTTTATGCACATTCATATCCAATCCTTTGTAATTCCCGTCTAAATCCATGTATTCTGTTGGACCTAAAAAAGCGTGATACATTGAGGTATAAAAATTCACTAAATCTTCCTTTTGGATGGTTTCAATCTGAATTTTGTTCAGTTCGTTGTTCCAAACTTCCTGACTTTGTTTTTTGACTTTTTCGAAATCCCAACCCGGAACTTCTTTTTTCATATTTTCAAGCGCTCCGGCAGAACTTACCGGCGATAATGCCATTTTGATTTTGATTTTTTCACCTTCTTCTGTATTGAAATCAAAAAATAGTTTTAAGTTTTGACCTGCCATTTCAGGGAAGTTTTTAGTTTGATCAAATCTTCCCCAGAAACCTCTGTAAACACTTTTTTCCTGTGCTGCTTGTCCGTAGCTTTTAATTGGTTTACTAAAAGACATGGCAAAATAAACGGTTCTGGTTCTCGCCCAACCATTCGTTTGACGATATCCTGTGATTAAAGTATCATTCTCAACACGAACAAATGTCCATACATTTTTCTTATCGTAATTGTAAATTCCCGAAGTTAAATCCAAAATAATATGCGCTTCGTCAGACTTTGGAAAAGTATATTGATGCATTCCAACTCTTGTCGTTGCCGTAAGTTCGGCTTTGATTTTATGATCTTCAAGAAATACGCTGTAATAAGCTGGCTCTGCTTTTTCCGTCGAATGTGAAAACGCAGATCGATAACCTGATAATGGTTTTGAGGCTACTCCGGGATTCAATTGTAATTTTCCGGTTGTTGGCATGATTAAAAAATCTCCTAAATCTGAATGTCCTGTTCCGCTAAAATGGGTATGGCTAAAACCTACAATCGTTTTGTCTTCGTATTGATATCCAGCGCAATATTTATAAACTTCGCCATTGTATTTTCCGTTTAAACTGTAGGCAATTGTATCTGTTTCGGGACTTAATTGCACGCTCCCAAAAGGCACTGTAGCTCCAGGATAAGTATGTCCCATCTTGGCTGTACCAATCATTGGATCGACATACTGAATTAGATTTTTTTTCTCTATTTTCTTTTGTGCATTCATTTTATTGCCGTAACCCAGCACTAAAAAGGTTAATCCCAAAAGAAAACTTTTACATTTCATTCTATTCATCAGGTAATTTTTTAATATTATTTTGGTCCAGAACAGTATTGGCTTTTTACTAAAACGATTTACCAATACTTTTAGGTTAGAAAAATACAACAAAATCTGCTTTTTTAAAAATATAAATTTCCCATCGCTAAATAAGGTTTTAAATATCTTTGAATTATCAGAAAAATATACCTTATCTCATGAAACATTATATTTTAGTTCTAGCACTTTTTTATTCAACCTTTAGTTTTTCGCAAAGAGGAGAAAGTCATACATTAAATAAAGAGCAGATCATTAATCGAACGTTAGATCATCTTTCTGATTTTCCGGTTTACAAAGCTTTTGAATTTTCGGATAAAGGAGGATTTTATGGTTTAGTTTTATGCGAAAATCAAAAATACATTTCAAAGAATGATACTCTTAATACTAAGATTCAAGCTATTTGCACCACAAATGAACATCGTGGTTTTTTTGAAAAATGGAGAATTAATGATCTTCTTGAAGAAACAGAACCAGCAGAAACTACTATTTGGTTTTGGACAAAATATTGCAGCGTTAAAGATCTTGATGGCGATGGTTATATGGATCCTATTATTGTTTACGGAACGAGAAATGCTAACAATGAAATTAGACGCGTGAAAATTATCACAGTTTATAAAAACAAAAAATATGCAATTCGTGCCGTTGAATGCGACTTAGATGATTGCAGAAGTTTCAAAAAAGATCAAAACTGGAATACGCTTCCGCAGAAGATAAAAACCTATGTTGATCAATTGGTTGTGAAGCTAAGAAAGGAACAAGGTTTATTATTGAAAGATGGGTAGGAAGGATTTTAGATTTTAGATTGTAGATTTTAGATTTGGGATGGTGTTAGAGGCAAGATGTTATTGTGGATCTCAATTGTAGATTTTGCAGATTTGATTTAAATTCTCGACGTTGATGGCAATAAATTTAGTAGGAACGATTTATATTGTAGCAACAAATTTCAATCCGTTGGAATAGATTACATGATATTGTAAAGTTCCGTAGGAACAATTTATATTGTAGCAACGGATTTTAATCCGTTGGTATAGATTGCGTGATATTGTAAAGTTCCGTAGGAACGATATATATTCATTTCTAATTATTACGATTTATTATCTTTGTCTGGACTGGATTAAAATCCAGCCCTACAATATATGTCGAACCTGCGGTTCTTTTTTAAAGCTTTTGCTTTAGGTTTTCTTTTACTTCGGCAAACCATTCGTCTCTTAGAATGCTTAGAACGATTGAATCACGTCTTACTTCGCTGTTTGCGGTTGGCATGTGGCTTCTTAAAACGCCTTCGACCTTACAGCCAATGCTTTTCATAGCAGCGACACTGCGCTCGTTATTATTATCAGCGCGGAATTCTACACGCTCCATTCCCAGAGTTTCGAAGGCAAATTGTAATAATAAAAATTTACAGTGTTTGTTAAGTCCGGTTCCTCTAAAGGCCGAACCGTACCATGTATATCCTAATTGCAGTGTTTTGTACGCCAATTGTATATCATAAAAACGTGTTGATCCCGCGTATTTTTGAGATTTTTTATCGAATACTATAAACGGAAATTCTCTTTTTTCATCTCTTGCTTTTACCGCAGATTGAATATAATTGATCAGATTTTCTTTTCCGTCAGCACCAACTAATGAATATTTCCAGGTTTCTGGTTCATTTATAGAGATTTCCAATAGATTATCAACATCTGATTCTTGTAATGGACGTAATAAAACTAAATCGTCTTCAAGGATAATATTGTCTGAGAAACTGAAATTTGTATTCATTGTTTTTTAATTTTTGATCTTATAGAATATGTAGTCCCTACGGGACAAAATGCTTCGATTTATGAATGTATTTCTACCGATATTTAATCTCTACGAGATAATTACTGTAATTTTATGATACATTCGTCTACCAACATATAATCTCTATTAGATAATAATTACTGTAATTCACAACGCGATGGTCTTCCAATATTTAATCTCTTCGAGATATTATTCTCATGAATAAATACTCCGCTAGGAGTTATATATTGGTAGAAAAAAAATATCACCCGTAAAAATGTCCCGTAGGGACAATACTTTTTAGAAGCTCGACAAAAATTAGAATCCCGTTACGGAGTTACTTGCGAAGATTTCTCCTTCGTCGAAATGACAAGATTGTGTTTAAGTATTGAGTTTCTATGAGATTGTTATCGATATCAAGAAATTTCGAAATGATCATTACTCACTCATTTCATCATATCGCTCCGGAACTTGAGGATCGTACAACGGACATTTGAATTCTTCCATCAAGGCAACTAACTTGTTCATGGTTTTCCCTTCGGTTCCGTAGCAATCAATTTTGACACTTTGTGGTGTTGTGATTACTTGAAATGCTCCTTTTCCTTTGGTATTTTGCCAGCTGTTCTCATCTACTTTTTCCCATTCTGAAAAAACAGAATTGATTCTGTTCATGATTACCTCAACGGGAAGTTTTTCTAAGCCTTCGACTTCTTCTTTTTCGACAAGGGCTTCGTAAACTTCGTGATGGTTTAAGTAAACTTCTTCTAAATATTTCCAAAAAAGTAATTCGTACATAGTCTGGTGTTTTTTAGCCCCGATAGTAGTGAAAATCCTTTATTTTTTTCCTTTAAAAAATTAAAGATTGTAACGGATAGCGGGATTAGCTCCTAAAAAAGCTAATTATTAATAAAAAAAGGTTCTGTTGTAAACTCCAGTAAAAAACCTTTGCAACTCAGAACCTTTGAACCTTTGTAACTCAAAAAAAATTAATATTCGAATGTTCCGTATTCACTGGTGATAGTAAGTTTTTTAGCATCGGCTGCTTCTACTCTACCTACGATTTGTGCATCGACATTGAATGATTTTGAAATTGCAATAATATCTTGTGCAATATTCTCCGGAACGTAAATTTCCATACGGTGACCGCAATTGAAAACCTGATACATTTCTTTCCAATCTGTTTTTGATTGTTCCTGAATTAACTTAAATAATGGTGGAACCGGAAATAAATTGTCTTTTATAATGTGGAGATTTTGAACAAAATGTAAAATTTTTGTCTGTGCTCCTCCACTGCAATGCACCATTCCGTGAATTTCGTTTGGTGTATAGGTGTCTAAAATTTTCTTGATAATTGGTGCGTAAGTTCTCGTTGGAGAAAGTACTAATTGACCTGCGTTGATTGGGCTGTTTTCTACTTCATCTGTCAAGTTTACCTGTCCTGAATAGATTAATTCTTCCGGAACAAGTGCATCATAACTTTCAGGATATTTTTTAGCCAAATATTTCCCGAAAACATCGTGACGGGCAGATGTTAATCCGTTACTTCCCATCCCGCCATTATAGCTTTTTTCGTAAGTTGCCTGACCAAAAGAAGTCAAACCAACAATTACGTCTCCGGCTTTGATATTTGCATTATCAACTACATCGCTGCGTTTCATGCGAGCGGTTACGGTAGAATCGACAATTATGGTGCGAACTACATCTCCAACATCGGCAGTTTCTCCTCCTGTTGAATGAATTGTTACGCCAAAAGATTTTAATTCGTTGATTAATTCTTCGGTTCCGTTTATGATTGCTGAGATAACTTCGGCTGGAATTAAGTTTTTATTTCTTCCAATTGTAGAAGAAAGCAAGATATTATCTGTTG is a window encoding:
- a CDS encoding GlsB/YeaQ/YmgE family stress response membrane protein gives rise to the protein MEFLYFLLIGAISGWLAGQIWKGAGFGLLGNIVVGIVGGIIGGWIAGRLGIGGGGLLWQIIIAVGGAWVLLFLISLIKKA
- a CDS encoding sterol desaturase family protein, which codes for MNEVIAYFSTIPSSHRSLILVGGITFFWIVENTFPLFQMHYKKWHHAGINFFLTLTTIIINFLLAVILIKTASWTTENHFGILQWLPEIPLLLYTLIGLLLLDLIGAYLPHYIQHKIKFLWRFHIVHHTDTWIDTTTANRHHPGESVIRFVFTTLGVLIVGTPMWMVFLYQTLSVVATQFNHANISLPNKLDVFLSYFIVSPNMHKVHHHYVVPYTDSNYGNIFSVWDRLFGTFTTLSKDKLIYGVDTHMLPEENNKLKNLLKIPFQKSRSIKNS
- a CDS encoding DUF2805 domain-containing protein, translating into MKKSNRKELNWEQTERLVSLALEEKNPFEIIKKEFGLAEKEVLEIMKKKMPLEKFEMWKKKAIANKPKPKPVKIDDFDEDLDGKYYIKNKLD
- a CDS encoding peptidase M61 yields the protein MKKILYTLALAVTLWSCKTGSTSDAAKSNVVEVNINLVDVKDDKVLVTVTPPQIKTDEIIYSIPKTVPGTYSTDNYGKYSDTFKAFDAKGNELTVKRIDDNSWSISNAKTLKKVTYLVGDTFDTEKGTGFGNDDVFSPAGTNINAGINFLVNTHGFVGYFQDKLEVPYKVTITHPETLWGATSMTDEDASKTSDVFTTSRYAVLVENPIMYSKPDYTTFNVNGMDILIAVYSPTGKFTAESITPEMKTMMTAQKNFLGKVNANKKYTVLVYLSSMAKDDAHGFGALEHPTATTVVLPESMPKEKLVETMKDVVSHEFFHIVTPLTIHSKEIQFFDYNAPKMSEHLWMYEGVTEYFANLFQINQGLINESEFYTRIADKIEQSKSLNDTMPFTVMSKNVLEQPYKDQYLNVYQKGALIGMCIDIIIREKSNGERGILDLMHKLSAEYGVEKPFNDEDLFAKITQLTYPEVGEFLNKYVAGTTPIPYDFYLAKVGVTKASEKIPGAIFIKGQTPYISVDKANKTISVRSDIDLNVFFTNLNLKAGDVIVSVNNKAYNLDNIYDLITESENWKENDAITLQIKRAGKEQTIKGTVKVPFEEKETFKATDASKDKLKNAWLKG
- a CDS encoding GH92 family glycosyl hydrolase, whose amino-acid sequence is MNRMKCKSFLLGLTFLVLGYGNKMNAQKKIEKKNLIQYVDPMIGTAKMGHTYPGATVPFGSVQLSPETDTIAYSLNGKYNGEVYKYCAGYQYEDKTIVGFSHTHFSGTGHSDLGDFLIMPTTGKLQLNPGVASKPLSGYRSAFSHSTEKAEPAYYSVFLEDHKIKAELTATTRVGMHQYTFPKSDEAHIILDLTSGIYNYDKKNVWTFVRVENDTLITGYRQTNGWARTRTVYFAMSFSKPIKSYGQAAQEKSVYRGFWGRFDQTKNFPEMAGQNLKLFFDFNTEEGEKIKIKMALSPVSSAGALENMKKEVPGWDFEKVKKQSQEVWNNELNKIQIETIQKEDLVNFYTSMYHAFLGPTEYMDLDGNYKGLDMNVHKAENFKNYTSYSLWDTYRALHPLFNIVQPARNSDMISSMLAHSDQSVHKMLPIWSHYANENWCMIGYHSVSVVADAIVKGNGNFDKEKALQACINTAKVPYYDGLDYYMKMGYVPEDKNGSSVSKTLEYAYDDWAIAQAAKKLGKTEVYNEFIERSKNYKNVYDAKTGFMRPKLNDGTFKKEFDPLDTHGQGFIEGNSWNYSLYVPQDPAEMIKMMGGNDKFNVRLDSLFSMHLPDKYFENTEDITREGIIGNYVHGNEPSHHVVYLYDWTNSPWKAQDKIRMILKKMYRNGADGLGGNDDFGQMSAWYIFSSLGFYPVAPGSDEYALGSPLVKKAVFNLENGKNFQVETVNQSDKNVFVSKVLLNGKQLDKPFLKHSDVIDGGKITFYMSNKPNKKNY
- a CDS encoding GNAT family protein gives rise to the protein MNTNFSFSDNIILEDDLVLLRPLQESDVDNLLEISINEPETWKYSLVGADGKENLINYIQSAVKARDEKREFPFIVFDKKSQKYAGSTRFYDIQLAYKTLQLGYTWYGSAFRGTGLNKHCKFLLLQFAFETLGMERVEFRADNNNERSVAAMKSIGCKVEGVLRSHMPTANSEVRRDSIVLSILRDEWFAEVKENLKQKL
- a CDS encoding AIR synthase related protein, with the protein product MSSDSSKRYAQRGVSASKEDVHNAIKNIDKGLFPQAFCKIVPDYLTQDEEYCLIMHADGAGTKSSLAYMYWKETGDISVWKGIAQDALIMNIDDLLCVGATDNILLSSTIGRNKNLIPAEVISAIINGTEELINELKSFGVTIHSTGGETADVGDVVRTIIVDSTVTARMKRSDVVDNANIKAGDVIVGLTSFGQATYEKSYNGGMGSNGLTSARHDVFGKYLAKKYPESYDALVPEELIYSGQVNLTDEVENSPINAGQLVLSPTRTYAPIIKKILDTYTPNEIHGMVHCSGGAQTKILHFVQNLHIIKDNLFPVPPLFKLIQEQSKTDWKEMYQVFNCGHRMEIYVPENIAQDIIAISKSFNVDAQIVGRVEAADAKKLTITSEYGTFEY